The proteins below come from a single Thalassotalea ponticola genomic window:
- a CDS encoding mechanosensitive ion channel family protein, translated as MIRRKYQLLTFFGQALLVFIALFAMPSYAEQDTAKELQMITTLAEVIKPAGLLLSLVLFVLVWLVLKVVKSIVNDLSEVFAEKRLLLQKALVFFQFLIYFVAITTAVMLSFEFSKELLAILGGTLAVAVGFAMKDLAASVVAGIIIMFDRPFQVGDRVLFGGEYGDITAIGLRSVKMTTLDDNVVTIPNNIFLNELTSSGNYGELDMQISIQFHVAIDQDLAKAQETIRECAALSKFAYLNKPITVLVSQVITNNFIAYKLTLKVYVLDTKYEKALETDITLRVNDAFQQANIKAPQIVIANTIERANASS; from the coding sequence ATGATTCGTCGAAAATATCAGCTATTAACTTTCTTTGGTCAAGCACTGCTGGTTTTCATAGCGTTGTTCGCCATGCCCAGTTATGCCGAGCAAGACACGGCAAAAGAATTACAGATGATCACCACACTCGCAGAGGTCATTAAACCAGCGGGGTTGTTGTTATCATTAGTTCTGTTTGTTTTAGTGTGGTTGGTATTAAAGGTTGTTAAATCGATTGTTAACGATCTAAGTGAAGTTTTTGCAGAGAAACGACTACTGCTCCAAAAGGCACTCGTGTTTTTTCAATTTCTCATTTATTTCGTCGCCATAACCACAGCAGTCATGCTGAGCTTTGAGTTTAGTAAAGAGCTACTGGCTATATTAGGTGGTACGTTAGCCGTCGCTGTCGGCTTTGCAATGAAAGATTTAGCTGCCTCTGTTGTAGCCGGAATTATTATTATGTTCGATCGCCCGTTTCAAGTCGGCGATCGAGTGCTCTTCGGTGGCGAATATGGCGATATAACTGCGATAGGTCTGCGATCCGTGAAAATGACCACACTAGACGACAATGTCGTCACCATACCCAATAACATATTTCTCAATGAACTGACCTCATCAGGTAACTACGGTGAGCTTGACATGCAGATATCAATTCAGTTTCACGTTGCTATCGATCAAGACCTCGCTAAAGCACAGGAAACAATTCGAGAATGTGCGGCGCTAAGCAAGTTCGCTTATCTGAATAAGCCTATTACCGTGCTTGTTAGCCAAGTGATAACCAATAATTTCATTGCTTATAAGTTGACCTTAAAAGTCTACGTACTCGACACCAAATATGAAAAGGCGCTCGAAACCGATATTACCTTACGCGTTAATGACGCATTTCAACAAGCCAATATAAAAGCACCGCAAATTGTCATTGCCAATACCATTGAACGCGCCAATGCCAGTAGTTAA
- a CDS encoding ATP-binding protein — MRSANSTDESADTALPACVVVNAVTTDSPCIAQQANTDNVLADGGVKLDDVRGDVSTLATEAKAVLKDELAKQQPTQAQTASAQSNTPHTVTTDNDLPYFQAQLERIKQAESMVSPQTAEYKALYKRIRPIIISKTQQLYDKASAPGVDLTLLGNDPPNTSDVLQSAVELAGFYQLRSSLFTLVDRSYQQLLTSTKPIAIKEAKLEARYLTTQLVVIVKSSVQRVLELPQRFIAAPIDLSINLLLIVLAIYLFYRWRAFAKTGLPLWRKKILEVRPRTSKRIKVARAIWYFDQIRAPLEWFLLFSFILSNLDILQLPVVNDFFATLIFWLFIIVFVFRLLKTLIERGKQNLLRNMSDGQSLSLNLAVWWFGCYKLSIALTALFIPHGTIISWLKIAFLLLLIPVYIFFIKQWRDDCFTYMDQESDASESVLSLISQRTGLRGFISANIALILVVYYAISRGFLALVSKVESGRRITAEIYHKKLVADNAQLQEQSHLLSPLTEQQYETFIDSEQGFVESVIKAPLDNVLAMLAQHERSHIAITGERGIGKSYFLKALAKQYPNSLQINCSEDFNDIILQVQNQLGLTGEQIKTADIITALQEQQIDLILLDNCHRLLTPEISGQRDIRRLYGWINELKGLCLWVLTFDSSSWALLNALGIATGFYSKTIALRAWSEEQITELLDLRCQQLNIDVDYNSLVIPRQLVDIEDEAIDKRNKFGIYRIIWGYAEGNPAIACRTLAKSICNDNDKYIARLPIYPESKVLEGLDINALLVLRSICQFGRCKTNDIVNNLRLHGLVVNSALTATLAQGILERVEGRYQISWLWFRTVSKYLARQNLLPR, encoded by the coding sequence TTGAGAAGCGCAAATAGTACCGATGAGAGTGCTGATACTGCGTTGCCAGCTTGTGTTGTGGTTAACGCCGTCACTACCGACTCCCCGTGTATTGCACAACAAGCCAATACCGACAACGTATTAGCTGATGGCGGAGTAAAATTAGACGATGTCAGAGGTGACGTATCTACCTTAGCAACTGAGGCAAAGGCTGTACTCAAGGATGAGTTAGCAAAACAACAACCAACTCAGGCCCAAACAGCCTCAGCTCAGTCAAACACACCCCACACAGTAACAACGGACAACGATTTACCCTATTTTCAAGCTCAGCTCGAACGTATTAAACAGGCTGAGTCGATGGTTTCACCTCAAACGGCTGAGTACAAAGCGCTATATAAACGTATTCGGCCGATAATTATCAGTAAAACACAGCAATTATACGACAAAGCCTCGGCTCCTGGAGTTGACTTAACCCTGTTAGGCAACGATCCCCCCAATACCAGTGATGTGTTGCAGTCTGCTGTCGAACTTGCCGGTTTTTATCAATTGCGCTCATCGTTATTTACGTTAGTGGATCGAAGTTATCAACAACTACTGACATCGACCAAACCGATCGCGATTAAAGAAGCGAAATTAGAAGCTCGATACTTAACGACACAACTGGTAGTAATTGTAAAAAGTAGCGTACAACGAGTACTAGAATTACCGCAGCGGTTTATAGCGGCGCCCATAGACCTGTCGATAAATTTGCTGCTCATCGTGTTAGCTATTTACCTGTTTTATCGCTGGCGTGCTTTTGCAAAAACAGGTCTCCCGCTGTGGCGTAAGAAAATTTTAGAGGTACGCCCAAGAACCAGCAAACGTATAAAAGTCGCCCGGGCAATATGGTACTTCGACCAAATCAGAGCCCCTTTGGAGTGGTTTTTACTATTCAGCTTTATTTTGTCGAACTTAGATATTCTGCAGTTACCCGTTGTTAACGACTTTTTTGCTACGCTAATTTTTTGGCTGTTTATCATTGTTTTTGTATTTCGATTACTGAAAACACTGATTGAACGAGGCAAGCAAAATTTACTGCGCAATATGAGCGACGGTCAATCACTATCGTTAAATCTCGCCGTTTGGTGGTTTGGATGCTACAAACTCAGCATTGCTCTGACGGCGTTGTTTATTCCTCATGGAACCATTATTAGCTGGTTAAAAATAGCCTTCTTACTTTTACTGATTCCGGTATACATATTTTTCATCAAGCAGTGGCGTGACGATTGCTTTACCTATATGGATCAAGAAAGCGATGCTAGCGAATCAGTCCTTAGCCTGATTAGTCAACGCACAGGTCTTCGCGGATTTATATCGGCTAACATTGCCTTAATACTGGTTGTCTATTACGCCATCTCACGCGGCTTTTTAGCACTCGTGTCAAAGGTTGAATCTGGACGTAGAATTACCGCAGAAATTTATCACAAGAAACTTGTTGCCGATAACGCTCAATTACAAGAGCAAAGTCACTTGCTATCCCCTTTAACGGAACAACAATACGAGACCTTTATCGACAGTGAACAAGGCTTTGTCGAATCCGTGATTAAAGCACCGCTGGATAATGTGTTGGCAATGTTAGCGCAGCATGAGCGCTCTCATATAGCGATTACAGGTGAACGCGGTATCGGTAAGAGTTACTTTTTAAAAGCCCTCGCCAAGCAATATCCTAACTCACTGCAGATCAACTGCAGCGAAGACTTTAACGACATAATTTTACAGGTACAAAACCAACTGGGTTTAACTGGAGAGCAAATCAAAACGGCGGACATCATAACCGCTTTGCAAGAACAGCAAATCGATTTAATTTTATTGGATAATTGTCACCGGCTGCTCACACCAGAAATAAGTGGCCAACGAGATATACGGCGTTTGTACGGTTGGATCAATGAACTCAAAGGTCTTTGCTTATGGGTACTGACCTTTGACAGTAGCAGTTGGGCATTACTAAATGCACTCGGTATCGCCACCGGATTCTATTCCAAAACCATTGCCCTGCGCGCATGGAGCGAAGAGCAAATCACTGAATTACTCGATCTGCGCTGCCAACAACTCAACATTGACGTTGATTACAACTCGTTAGTGATCCCGAGACAATTAGTTGATATTGAAGATGAAGCCATAGATAAGCGCAATAAGTTTGGCATATACCGCATCATTTGGGGTTATGCAGAGGGCAACCCCGCCATCGCGTGTCGTACACTGGCAAAATCGATATGCAACGACAACGACAAATACATCGCTCGCTTACCCATATACCCTGAAAGTAAAGTACTCGAGGGGCTCGATATTAACGCTTTATTGGTTCTACGCAGTATTTGTCAATTCGGTCGTTGTAAAACCAATGACATTGTTAACAATCTACGACTACATGGTTTGGTCGTTAATAGTGCTCTAACGGCCACTCTTGCACAAGGGATACTCGAGCGGGTCGAAGGGCGTTATCAAATAAGTTGGCTGTGGTTTCGCACTGTATCAAAATACCTTGCCCGTCAAAATCTATTACCTCGTTAG
- a CDS encoding class 1 fructose-bisphosphatase has protein sequence MQRLAPALRQDGVPLDLISLIKTILAACKEISFRVGQGQLGGVLGSTLDENIQGEIQKRLDVVANQLFKDITLESGFVRAISSEEEDSSVPGNPKGKYIVSFDPLDGSSNIDINSLIGTIFSIMEVSDDADPNDPDIFMQPGSAQVCAGYVLYGPSTMLAMTTGNGTHFYTLDRTHGSFMLTERNVQIEPETSEFAINMSNQRFWHQPMQNYINDLVAGSSGPRGRNFNMRWIAAMVGDVHRVLVRGGIFTYPADTKNPNKPNKLRLMYEANPMSFLVEQAGGLSVTSSGRIMDIQPTSIHQRVEVILGAKNEVEKCLSYYNTQTNND, from the coding sequence ATGCAACGACTCGCCCCTGCACTGCGCCAAGATGGCGTCCCCTTAGACTTGATTTCACTGATAAAAACCATTCTTGCGGCGTGTAAAGAAATATCATTTCGTGTCGGCCAAGGACAACTTGGTGGTGTTTTAGGTTCTACGCTCGATGAAAACATTCAAGGTGAAATTCAAAAACGCCTTGATGTCGTCGCCAACCAACTATTTAAAGACATTACCCTAGAGTCGGGCTTTGTTCGAGCAATATCTTCGGAAGAAGAAGACAGTTCGGTACCAGGAAACCCCAAAGGAAAGTACATCGTCTCTTTTGATCCATTGGACGGTAGCTCGAATATCGATATCAACTCGCTCATCGGTACTATTTTTTCAATCATGGAAGTGAGTGATGATGCCGATCCAAACGATCCCGATATATTTATGCAACCCGGCAGTGCGCAAGTCTGCGCAGGCTATGTCCTGTATGGACCGTCAACCATGCTCGCAATGACGACGGGAAACGGTACCCACTTTTACACCCTTGATCGCACTCATGGCAGTTTTATGCTCACCGAACGCAATGTTCAAATAGAGCCCGAGACATCAGAGTTTGCCATTAACATGTCAAATCAACGGTTTTGGCATCAGCCAATGCAAAACTACATTAACGATTTAGTGGCGGGTAGTTCGGGTCCTCGTGGTCGCAACTTTAACATGCGTTGGATTGCAGCCATGGTTGGTGACGTTCATCGCGTATTGGTGCGTGGCGGTATCTTTACGTATCCTGCGGATACCAAAAATCCAAACAAACCGAATAAGTTACGCTTAATGTACGAAGCTAATCCAATGAGCTTTCTGGTTGAACAAGCCGGTGGATTAAGTGTTACCAGTAGTGGACGCATCATGGACATTCAACCGACCAGTATTCATCAACGCGTTGAAGTAATACTCGGTGCGAAAAACGAAGTAGAGAAATGCTTGAGCTACTACAATACACAAACCAACAACGACTAA
- a CDS encoding zinc-dependent metalloprotease: protein MACTNNLRVGILLLTLLLPFQLFASFADNKSFVDGFMPLYIDQTDGKVYVQINDFNSPFLFQSSLPHGVGSNDIGLDRGQLGTTRLVQFERVGNKVFLRQLNTDYRADSANPLERQAVEEAFASSIIWGFSLVDTGETGSETRYVIDYTDFLLSDIHNLGATLRATEQGNFKIDTSRSGLYQPRTKAFVDNTELEATITFVGTGTGKHLKSVTPDANAISVHMHHSLIRLPDDQYQVREFHPFSGMWSLAYADYASAIDEPLVKRIIPRHRLAKKDPEAKVSEAVEPIVYYLDPGVPEPIRSALIDGALWWNQAFEQIGYKNAFQVKMLPADADPMDVRYNVIQWVHRATRGWSYGASVVDPRTGEIIKGHVTLGSLRVRQDYLIALGLTSPFSESGADTSAQQQMALARIRQLSAHEVGHTLGIAHNFSASVNNRASVMDYPHPLVKIDRLGNIDLSDAYDDQIGIWDKHVIHYAYGDNNDRASLLSIVAQAKARGLKYTSDPDARPQSGADAHGHLWDNGEDPVVELQRVTQIRDNALAKLGVNSIAMGTPYSELENVLVPIYNFHRYQVEATVKLIAGLEYSYAIKGEDQVPFQRIAGAKQSRAIDALLATLSASFLTMPEHIVDLIPPKAYGYSRDRESFVSNTGIAFDPVSAAEASAKHTLALLLNRVRLSRLYQQNLMDSSVPSLGELFQRLFEATIEQSVGSGLSIAVQQRVNQQVIDTLIALYHDNRLVTEVRSATYLALLDVQSWLKQQLKTTQRSHPLYGQYALMRKQINFSLQLGNAVITHQSADLPPGSPIGMTGK from the coding sequence ATGGCTTGTACAAACAATTTGCGCGTTGGTATTTTGTTGCTTACGCTGTTGTTACCGTTTCAGCTTTTTGCATCATTTGCCGATAACAAGTCGTTTGTTGATGGCTTTATGCCATTGTACATCGATCAAACCGATGGCAAAGTCTACGTACAAATTAATGACTTTAACAGTCCGTTTTTATTTCAAAGTAGTTTGCCACACGGCGTAGGCTCGAATGATATTGGCTTAGATCGAGGCCAGTTGGGAACAACTCGTTTGGTTCAGTTTGAGCGAGTCGGAAATAAAGTGTTTTTAAGACAACTAAATACCGACTATCGAGCCGACAGTGCTAACCCATTGGAACGTCAAGCGGTCGAAGAGGCATTTGCATCATCAATTATTTGGGGGTTTAGTTTAGTCGATACCGGTGAAACCGGCAGCGAGACGCGCTATGTAATCGATTACACTGATTTTTTACTCTCTGATATCCACAACCTCGGCGCAACACTGCGAGCAACAGAACAAGGAAACTTTAAAATTGATACCAGTCGTAGTGGCTTGTATCAACCGCGAACCAAAGCTTTTGTTGACAATACCGAGCTTGAAGCGACCATCACGTTTGTTGGTACGGGCACAGGTAAACACCTTAAATCAGTAACGCCCGATGCCAACGCGATCAGTGTCCACATGCATCACTCGCTTATTCGCTTGCCTGATGATCAATATCAAGTACGCGAATTTCACCCGTTTTCAGGCATGTGGTCGTTGGCTTACGCTGACTATGCCAGCGCCATTGATGAGCCATTGGTAAAGCGCATTATTCCGCGCCATCGCTTGGCAAAAAAGGATCCCGAGGCGAAAGTAAGCGAAGCGGTAGAGCCGATTGTCTATTACCTCGATCCTGGAGTTCCAGAGCCCATTCGTTCGGCACTTATTGATGGCGCGCTGTGGTGGAATCAGGCCTTTGAGCAAATAGGTTATAAAAATGCGTTTCAAGTGAAGATGCTACCTGCCGATGCGGATCCTATGGACGTGCGTTACAACGTCATTCAATGGGTTCACCGCGCCACTCGAGGATGGTCTTACGGTGCCTCTGTAGTGGACCCGAGAACCGGTGAAATTATTAAAGGGCATGTCACACTGGGCTCTCTTCGCGTTCGTCAAGATTATTTAATTGCATTGGGCTTAACATCGCCTTTCAGTGAATCAGGTGCCGACACAAGCGCCCAACAGCAAATGGCGCTAGCGCGTATTCGCCAATTATCAGCCCATGAAGTGGGGCACACGTTAGGCATTGCCCATAACTTCTCTGCCAGTGTGAACAATCGCGCATCGGTTATGGATTACCCGCACCCGCTGGTTAAAATTGATCGCTTGGGTAATATTGACCTGAGCGACGCATACGATGACCAAATAGGTATTTGGGATAAGCATGTTATTCACTATGCGTATGGCGACAACAATGATCGCGCTAGTTTACTGAGTATTGTTGCACAAGCTAAAGCGCGGGGACTTAAATACACCTCAGATCCTGACGCAAGGCCGCAAAGTGGCGCCGACGCGCACGGACATTTGTGGGACAATGGCGAAGATCCTGTCGTCGAATTACAGCGAGTTACTCAAATTCGCGACAACGCACTGGCCAAATTGGGTGTTAACAGCATTGCTATGGGGACTCCATACTCTGAGTTAGAAAACGTGTTAGTACCTATTTATAATTTTCACCGTTATCAAGTGGAAGCGACAGTCAAGTTGATCGCCGGTCTTGAGTACAGCTATGCAATAAAGGGAGAAGATCAGGTTCCGTTTCAGCGCATTGCAGGCGCAAAACAGAGCCGGGCTATTGACGCACTTTTGGCTACTCTCAGTGCTTCATTTTTAACTATGCCAGAGCACATTGTCGACTTAATACCACCTAAAGCCTATGGTTACTCGCGCGATAGAGAGAGCTTTGTCAGCAATACTGGGATCGCGTTTGATCCGGTGTCGGCGGCTGAAGCCAGCGCTAAACACACGCTTGCGTTATTGTTAAACCGAGTAAGACTGAGTCGTTTATATCAACAAAACTTAATGGACTCCTCGGTGCCTTCGTTAGGCGAGCTTTTTCAACGGCTATTTGAGGCTACTATTGAACAGTCGGTGGGCTCAGGTTTATCTATTGCCGTGCAACAACGGGTTAATCAGCAAGTTATCGATACGCTGATTGCTCTGTATCACGACAATCGCTTGGTAACCGAAGTAAGAAGTGCCACGTATCTGGCCTTACTCGATGTACAAAGCTGGTTAAAACAACAACTTAAAACAACGCAACGCAGTCATCCTTTGTATGGGCAATATGCGTTAATGCGAAAGCAAATCAACTTCAGCTTACAGTTGGGTAATGCGGTGATCACGCATCAAAGCGCGGATTTACCACCAGGCTCACCAATAGGTATGACAGGGAAATAA
- the mpl gene encoding UDP-N-acetylmuramate:L-alanyl-gamma-D-glutamyl-meso-diaminopimelate ligase, with protein MAQHIHILGVCGTFMGGIAAIAKQLGFRVSGCDANVYPPMSDQLQQLGIELKQGYHIEHLADEPDMVIIGNAMSRGNPMVEYVLERNIAYTSGPQWLLDNVLKDRWVLAVSGTHGKTTTSSMLAWILDYAKLAPGFLIGGVPQNFGQSARLGDSPFFVIEADEYDTAFFDKRSKFVHYRPRTLVINNVEFDHADIFNNIDDIKRQFHHLIRMVPSNGLILTPEDDCAVRQTLEMGCWTNTEFNHCATGWQAKKLEQDGSDFEVYFNGIKQGRVQWQLIGDFNIDNATMAIAAARHAGVPTQVACQALQSFVNTKRRQELLADIDGIRVYDDFAHHPTAIRKNLDAFRQKVGTERILAVLEPRSNTMKSGVHRDTLAASLDAADLVFLYQDEQLQWSVADLVNECKGEAYCQHSIDDLVDVVSRQARAFDHIVVMSNGGFGSFHSKLIDKLKLLKQEV; from the coding sequence ATGGCACAACACATTCATATTTTAGGGGTTTGTGGTACCTTTATGGGAGGCATTGCCGCCATCGCCAAACAATTGGGGTTTCGGGTATCTGGATGTGATGCCAACGTATACCCACCGATGAGCGATCAACTACAACAACTTGGCATTGAGCTAAAACAAGGTTACCACATTGAGCACTTAGCTGATGAGCCTGATATGGTGATTATCGGCAATGCAATGTCGCGCGGTAACCCTATGGTAGAATACGTGCTTGAGCGCAATATCGCCTATACATCGGGGCCGCAGTGGCTATTAGACAATGTATTAAAAGATCGCTGGGTACTCGCTGTATCTGGAACGCATGGTAAAACTACGACCAGCTCGATGCTGGCTTGGATTTTAGATTACGCAAAGCTCGCGCCAGGGTTTTTAATTGGCGGTGTACCGCAAAACTTTGGTCAGTCAGCAAGGCTTGGTGATAGCCCGTTTTTTGTTATCGAAGCCGACGAATACGATACGGCGTTTTTTGATAAACGCTCGAAGTTTGTTCACTATCGACCACGCACTTTGGTGATCAACAATGTCGAGTTTGATCACGCCGATATATTCAATAATATTGACGATATCAAGCGCCAATTTCATCACCTTATCCGCATGGTACCCAGTAATGGTTTGATCCTCACTCCTGAAGACGATTGCGCAGTACGCCAAACTCTGGAGATGGGCTGTTGGACCAACACCGAATTTAATCACTGCGCGACAGGTTGGCAAGCGAAAAAATTAGAGCAAGATGGCAGTGATTTTGAAGTCTATTTTAACGGTATCAAGCAAGGGCGGGTGCAGTGGCAACTGATCGGTGATTTCAACATCGATAATGCAACCATGGCCATTGCTGCTGCGCGTCATGCGGGAGTGCCAACTCAGGTTGCCTGTCAGGCATTGCAGTCGTTCGTCAATACCAAGCGCCGGCAAGAGTTGTTAGCCGATATTGACGGTATTCGTGTATACGATGATTTTGCTCATCACCCTACGGCGATCAGGAAAAATTTAGACGCATTTCGGCAAAAAGTGGGAACTGAACGAATTTTAGCCGTGTTAGAACCGCGTTCAAATACGATGAAGTCCGGTGTTCACCGAGATACGCTGGCGGCGAGTTTAGATGCCGCTGACTTAGTGTTTCTCTATCAAGATGAGCAGCTGCAATGGTCTGTTGCCGATCTCGTTAACGAATGTAAGGGAGAGGCGTATTGCCAACACTCGATTGATGATTTGGTCGACGTTGTTAGCCGTCAAGCTCGCGCTTTTGATCACATCGTGGTGATGAGTAATGGTGGCTTTGGTAGTTTTCATAGTAAACTGATTGATAAGCTCAAACTATTAAAGCAAGAGGTATAA
- a CDS encoding flavin prenyltransferase UbiX — protein MSFNSTVTLAITGASGSAYALRLLQCLVQANYQVYVLISSAARVVLDTEVNVKLPGNPENAAAELSTMFKAKQGQIKVFGKEQWFSPVASGSAAPKQMVVCPCSTGTLAAISQGMSDNLIERAADVVIKERGQLILVPRETPFSTIHLANMHSLSQMGVTIMPAAPGFYHQPTCIEDLIDFMVGRILDHLGIEQTIMSKWGYQ, from the coding sequence GTGTCGTTTAACAGCACTGTAACTTTAGCTATCACGGGTGCCTCAGGCAGTGCCTATGCCCTGCGGTTATTGCAATGTCTGGTTCAAGCAAACTATCAAGTGTATGTGTTGATCTCGTCGGCAGCGAGAGTGGTTTTAGATACCGAAGTCAATGTAAAGCTACCTGGTAACCCAGAAAATGCGGCAGCCGAATTATCCACTATGTTTAAGGCCAAGCAAGGGCAAATTAAGGTCTTTGGTAAAGAGCAGTGGTTTTCGCCTGTTGCCTCGGGATCGGCTGCGCCAAAGCAAATGGTGGTCTGCCCTTGTTCAACCGGCACGCTAGCGGCCATTAGCCAAGGCATGAGTGATAACTTAATTGAACGAGCTGCCGATGTGGTTATTAAGGAGCGCGGCCAACTTATTTTAGTACCAAGAGAAACGCCGTTCTCGACCATCCACCTGGCGAATATGCATAGTTTGTCGCAAATGGGGGTGACGATTATGCCTGCCGCGCCCGGGTTTTATCATCAACCGACCTGCATTGAAGATTTAATCGATTTTATGGTGGGACGTATTCTTGACCACCTGGGTATTGAGCAAACCATTATGAGCAAGTGGGGTTATCAATAA